The genomic region TGAAACATACATTCATGCACGAGTTCCCCGAACAAAGTGTGATGGAGATGATGTAAAACTTGTTGAAGTTCCATGGACAAGACAAAATACTGGATTTACATTATTTTTCGAAGCACTAATCGTTGCAATGTCCAAAGAAATGAGTGTTTCTTCAATTGCTGAATTGATCAATATTCATGAAAATTCTGTATGGATAATTCTAGCTCATTATGTTGAAGAAGCCAGAGCAAAGATGGATCTCTCTGAGTTAGATACTATTGGAGTAGATGAAATATCTGTCAAAAAAGGTCACAGCTATGTGACCTTGTTCTATGATCTACATCAATCAAGAGTAATTCATATTGAAAATGGAAAGAAAAGAAGTGTTTTCAAGAACTTCAGGGAAGTTCTTTCCAGAAAAATAGACCCTGATAATATCAAGTATATTTCAATGGACATGTATCCTGCTTTTAGGGGTGGAGCAAGGGAATATTTCCCAAATGCTAAGATCGTTTACGATAAGTTCCATATTGTCAAAATGATGAATGATGCAATTGATAAGGTTCGAAGAAAGGAGTATCAAACAAATAAAGATCTGGGTAAAACGAGATTCATGTGGTTGAAAAATCCTGAAAATCTATCGGATAGGGAAATAGCTAAGATTCGATCAATCAAAGATTTGGATACTAAAACAGCAAAAGCTTACAGATTTAAGCTTGGACTTCAACGTCTGTGGGATATAAAAAATATAGAGGTAGCGAGGGAATATCTTGACAAATGGCATTATTGGGGAACACATAGCAACATCAAGGAAATTATCACATTGGCCAAGATGATTAAAAGAAATTCTCATGGGATATTGGAATCAATCAAACAAGGTATCAGCAACGGTGTTGTTGAAGGATTGAACAACAAAATTAAAACTGCTTTTAAGAGATCATATGGATTGAAGACTGAGAAGTGTAGGAATACAATGATATTCTTGATGGCGGGTAAACTTCGTTTACCCACACGATGTTAAAGAGAACCAAAAATGTTATTATAGGTAAGATCAACTGATCTACCTATTATTCATTTCATTTTCAATATTTCATCTTTTTTTGGAATATGGGTTACAGCTAGCTTCATAAATTGTGAATGGCTGATATCTCTGAGGATGA from Methanolobus tindarius DSM 2278 harbors:
- a CDS encoding ISL3 family transposase; this translates as MDDKLLIQMALGITPPWYVKDIDLNVSKKRMDIYLDFTKGTKFPCPVCNKLCDLHDTKEKVWRHLDFFHHETYIHARVPRTKCDGDDVKLVEVPWTRQNTGFTLFFEALIVAMSKEMSVSSIAELINIHENSVWIILAHYVEEARAKMDLSELDTIGVDEISVKKGHSYVTLFYDLHQSRVIHIENGKKRSVFKNFREVLSRKIDPDNIKYISMDMYPAFRGGAREYFPNAKIVYDKFHIVKMMNDAIDKVRRKEYQTNKDLGKTRFMWLKNPENLSDREIAKIRSIKDLDTKTAKAYRFKLGLQRLWDIKNIEVAREYLDKWHYWGTHSNIKEIITLAKMIKRNSHGILESIKQGISNGVVEGLNNKIKTAFKRSYGLKTEKCRNTMIFLMAGKLRLPTRC